One Budorcas taxicolor isolate Tak-1 chromosome 13, Takin1.1, whole genome shotgun sequence DNA window includes the following coding sequences:
- the MOCS3 gene encoding adenylyltransferase and sulfurtransferase MOCS3: protein MPFTTSSGKRPGMAAREEILALQAEVAQREEELSSLKQRLAAALSAGQESARSVSVSPLPPRAALSREEIRRYSRQLVLPELGMQGQLRLAAAAVLIVGCGGLGCPLAQYLAAAGVGRLGLVDYDVVEASNLARQVLHGEALAGRAKVFSAAAALRRLNSAVECVPYAQALTPATALDLVRRYDVVADCSDNAPTRYLVSDACVLAGRPLVSASALRFEGQLTVYHYGGGPCYRCVFPRPPPAETVTSCADGGVLGAVTGVLGCLQALEVLKTAAGLGPSYSGRLLLFDALRGDFRCIRLRRRRPDCAACGERPTVTDLQDYESFCGSSATDKCRSLRLLSPEERISVMDYKRLLDSGSPHLLLDVRPQVEVDICRLPHALHIPLKRLERKDAESLKVLEEAIREGKQGAQEGASVPIYVICKLGNDSQKAVKILQSWADVDSVKDVVGGLMAWAAKIDGTFPQY, encoded by the coding sequence ATGCCTTTCACGACGAGTTCCGGAAAGAGGCCCGGCATGGCGGCCAGGGAGGAGATTTTGGCCCTACAGGCCGAAGTCGCGCAGCGTGAGGAGGAGCTGAGTTCTCTGAAGCAGAGGCTGGCGGCGGCCCTTTCGGCGGGGCAGGAGTCAGCGCGCTCGGTTTCGGTGTCGCCCCTGCCTCCCAGGGCCGCCCTGTCCCGAGAGGAGATCCGGCGCTACAGCCGGCAGCTCGTGCTGCCGGAGCTCGGCATGCAGGGGCAGCTGCGCCTGGCGGCCGCGGCCGTACTCATAGTAGGCTGCGGGGGGCTCGGCTGCCCGCTGGCGCAGTACCTGGCCGCAGCCGGCGTCGGCCGCCTGGGCCTCGTGGACTACGACGTGGTCGAAGCGAGCAACCTGGCCCGCCAGGTGCTGCACGGCGAGGCCCTGGCCGGCCGGGCCAAGGTCTTTTCGGCGGCCGCCGCCCTGCGCCGCCTCAATTCGGCGGTGGAGTGTGTGCCCTACGCCCAGGCGCTGACGCCGGCCACGGCGCTGGACCTCGTCCGCCGCTACGACGTGGTGGCGGACTGCTCCGACAACGCGCCCACCCGCTACCTGGTGAGCGACGCCTGTGTGCTCGCCGGCCGGCCCCTGGTGTCCGCCAGCGCGCTGCGTTTCGAGGGCCAGCTCACGGTCTACCACTACGGCGGGGGGCCTTGCTATCGCTGCGTGTTCCCCCGGCCACCCCCGGCGGAGACGGTGACCAGCTGCGCGGATGGCGGGGTGCTCGGCGCGGTTACCGGGGTCCTGGGCTGCCTGCAGGCGCTGGAAGTGCTGAAGACAGCTGCGGGCCTGGGCCCCTCTTACAGCGGCCGCCTGTTGCTCTTTGACGCCCTCCGCGGCGATTTCCGTTGTATCCGGCTGCGGAGGCGCAGGCCCGACTGTGCCGCCTGCGGGGAGCGGCCCACCGTGACCGACCTGCAGGACTACGAAAGCTTCTGCGGTTCGTCGGCCACGGATAAGTGCCGCTCCCTCCGGTTGCTGAGCCCGGAGGAGCGGATTTCGGTTATGGACTATAAGCGACTTCTGGATTCTGGGTCACCCCACCTGTTGCTGGACGTCAGGCCTCAAGTGGAGGTGGACATCTGTCGTCTGCCTCACGCCCTGCACATCCCTTTGAAACGTTTGGAGCGGAAGGATGCGGAGAGCCTGAAAGTCTTGGAAGAAGCCATCCGGGAAGGGAAGCAGGGCGCACAGGAAGGGGCGTCTGTCCCCATCTATGTGATATGCAAACTGGGCAACGACTCCCAGAAAGCCGTGAAGATCTTGCAGTCCTGGGCAGACGTGGACTCAGTTAAGGATGTTGTGGGGGGCCTCATGGCCTGGGCTGCCAAAATCGATGGAACGTTTCCGCAGTACTGA